In a genomic window of Wyeomyia smithii strain HCP4-BCI-WySm-NY-G18 chromosome 1, ASM2978416v1, whole genome shotgun sequence:
- the LOC129719220 gene encoding uncharacterized protein LOC129719220 encodes MFDDIKMCLMDLIKVSSPKSKKSLQDMTAGYSVDFMKKYNDINIIHFNENMSMVNKLENVRFSPSNYTNLFKTNPLLEGKRGKSFREWGVESASFDFSSDDRDTLTMTSYSHCSGDEAKCRLLPKTIEPRRPPPLAATNIGNIDEDDDDDDGIIINHYSLEECLAGGLASQLDSFCTLCTSSFSFSNCNNCEKSACGSKCSGDSNTTIDEAELSCVCLQKHG; translated from the coding sequence ATGTTCGACGATATCAAAATGTGCCTGATGGACCTGATCAAGGTCAGCAGTCCAAAGTCGAAAAAATCTCTCCAAGACATGACGGCCGGATATTCGGTAGATTTTATGAAAAAGTACAACGACATAAACATAATCCACTTCAACGAGAACATGTCGATGGTTAACAAGCTGGAAAATGTTCGTTTTTCACCCTCGAACTACACGAACCTGTTCAAAACTAACCCACTGCTGGAGGGAAAAAGGGGTAAATCGTTCCGCGAATGGGGCGTCGAGAGTGCTAGTTTTGATTTTTCGTCGGACGATCGTGACACCCTGACGATGACAAGCTACTCGCACTGCTCGGGTGATGAGGCAAAATGTCGCCTGTTGCCAAAGACGATCGAACCGCGCAGACCGCCGCCGCTGGCCGCAACCAACATCGGCAACATTGAcgaggatgatgatgatgacgatggcaTCATAATAAACCATTACAGCCTCGAGGAGTGCCTGGCGGGCGGTTTGGCATCGCAGCTGGATTCGTTTTGTACACTGTGTACCTCTTCGTTCAGCTTCAGCAACTGCAATAACTGCGAGAAGTCGGCATGTGGCTCCAAGTGCAGCGGCGATAGCAACACCACGATCGATGAAGCCGAGCTTTCCTGTGTGTGTCTGCAGAAGCACGGGTAA